The following are encoded in a window of Candidatus Fluviicola riflensis genomic DNA:
- a CDS encoding 30S ribosomal protein S5, which translates to MATQALNRVKASEIELKDKLVAVNRVTKVTKGGRTFSFSAIVVVGDEHGIVGHGLGKAKEVTEAITKGIDDAKKNLIKVPILRGTVPHAQKGKFGGAEVLLKPATEGTGVIAGGAMRAVLESVGVHNVLAKSQGSSNPHNVVKATMDALANMRDAVTVARQRGISLDKVFNG; encoded by the coding sequence ATGGCAACACAAGCATTAAACAGAGTTAAAGCCTCAGAAATTGAGCTTAAAGATAAATTGGTAGCTGTGAACCGTGTGACCAAAGTAACAAAAGGTGGTCGTACGTTCAGTTTCTCAGCTATCGTTGTGGTAGGTGATGAGCACGGTATCGTAGGTCATGGTCTTGGTAAAGCAAAGGAAGTAACAGAAGCAATTACCAAAGGTATTGACGACGCGAAGAAAAACCTGATCAAAGTTCCGATCTTAAGAGGAACTGTGCCTCACGCACAAAAAGGAAAATTCGGTGGAGCAGAAGTATTGTTGAAACCAGCAACAGAAGGTACAGGTGTAATCGCAGGTGGTGCGATGCGCGCAGTATTGGAGTCAGTTGGTGTACACAATGTATTAGCGAAATCTCAAGGTTCATCTAACCCACACAACGTGGTAAAAGCAACCATGGATGCATTGGCAAACATGCGTGATGCAGTTACAGTTGCACGTCAGCGTGGAATTAGCTTGGATAAAGTGTTTAACGGTTAA
- a CDS encoding carbamoyl phosphate synthase small subunit, whose translation MEERKPAVLVLEDGTVFHGIATGKIGTTTGEIAFNTGMTGYQEVFTDPSYYGQILVMTNSHIGNYGVHAEEKESGSVKIAGLVTKKFADVYSRPSGDSNLEDYLIKNDRVGITDIDTRALVRHIRHKGAMNAIISSENTDENALKVLVKEIPSMEGLELSSKVATKVAYEVGNPDAPHRVALVDFGVKQNIARCLADRDCFVRVFPMKTPLAEMLAFNPDGFMLSNGPGDPSAMPEEITLVKEIVKSEKPVFGICLGHQILGLSQGLKTEKMFNGHRGINHPVKNLITGKGEITSQNHGFVITKDSVTANDEIIVTHQHLNDHTIAGIALKGKPVFSVQYHPEASAGPHDSRYLFDQFVTNMRSNASNGTNVSAD comes from the coding sequence ATGGAAGAACGTAAACCTGCTGTACTAGTTCTGGAAGACGGAACGGTTTTTCATGGTATAGCAACCGGAAAAATAGGTACAACAACAGGGGAAATAGCCTTTAACACAGGGATGACGGGTTATCAGGAAGTATTTACAGATCCGTCGTATTACGGACAAATCCTGGTGATGACCAATTCTCATATCGGAAACTACGGTGTTCATGCCGAAGAAAAAGAATCAGGTTCTGTGAAAATAGCAGGTTTGGTAACAAAAAAGTTTGCCGATGTGTATTCTCGCCCTTCAGGTGATTCAAACCTGGAAGATTACCTGATCAAAAACGACCGCGTTGGAATCACGGATATTGATACCCGTGCATTGGTTCGACACATTCGGCATAAAGGTGCGATGAATGCCATTATTTCATCTGAAAATACTGATGAAAATGCATTGAAAGTATTGGTAAAGGAAATTCCAAGTATGGAAGGGCTGGAACTTTCATCAAAAGTAGCTACAAAAGTGGCCTATGAAGTCGGAAACCCGGATGCTCCGCATCGTGTAGCTTTGGTTGATTTTGGTGTAAAACAAAATATTGCCCGCTGCCTGGCAGATCGTGACTGCTTTGTACGCGTATTCCCTATGAAGACACCATTGGCCGAAATGCTGGCATTTAACCCTGATGGTTTTATGCTTTCTAATGGCCCAGGTGATCCGTCTGCAATGCCGGAAGAAATTACGTTGGTGAAAGAAATAGTAAAAAGCGAAAAACCGGTATTTGGAATTTGCCTTGGCCACCAGATTCTTGGCTTAAGCCAGGGATTGAAAACAGAAAAAATGTTTAATGGCCATCGTGGAATTAACCACCCGGTAAAAAACTTAATTACCGGTAAGGGAGAAATTACTTCTCAAAATCACGGTTTTGTGATCACCAAAGATAGTGTGACGGCCAATGATGAAATCATCGTAACACATCAGCATCTGAACGACCATACAATTGCAGGAATTGCTTTAAAAGGAAAACCGGTATTCTCGGTACAATATCACCCCGAAGCTTCTGCTGGTCCGCACGATTCAAGGTATTTATTTGATCAGTTTGTCACTAATATGAGAAGCAATGCTTCGAATGGAACAAACGTCAGTGCGGACTAA
- a CDS encoding 30S ribosomal protein S4 gives MARYTGPKTKIARRFREPIFGPDKALDRRQYGPGQHGPNKRRGGKQSEYAVQLAEKQKAKYTYGILERQFANLFEKASRMKGITGEVLLQLCESRLDNTVYRLGIAPTRRAARQLVTHKHIVVNGEVVNIPSYTLRIGDVVSVREKSKSLEAITSSLTASNKRYDWLDWNPSQQAGKLLSIPSREMIPENIKEQLIVELYSK, from the coding sequence ATGGCAAGATATACAGGTCCTAAGACCAAAATCGCACGTCGTTTTCGTGAACCGATTTTCGGCCCGGACAAAGCATTAGACAGAAGACAGTATGGCCCAGGTCAGCACGGTCCGAACAAACGCAGAGGTGGAAAGCAGTCAGAGTACGCAGTCCAGCTTGCTGAAAAACAAAAAGCAAAATATACCTACGGTATCTTAGAGCGTCAATTCGCTAATTTGTTCGAAAAAGCATCTCGAATGAAGGGGATTACAGGTGAAGTATTGTTGCAATTGTGCGAATCGCGATTGGATAATACGGTTTACCGTTTAGGTATTGCTCCTACAAGACGCGCAGCTCGTCAATTGGTAACACACAAACATATCGTAGTAAACGGTGAAGTGGTAAACATCCCGTCTTATACATTGCGTATCGGAGATGTGGTTAGCGTTCGTGAGAAGTCAAAATCATTGGAAGCGATTACGTCTTCTTTGACAGCTTCAAACAAGCGTTACGATTGGTTGGATTGGAACCCTTCTCAACAAGCTGGAAAGTTATTGAGCATTCCATCACGCGAAATGATCCCTGAGAACATCAAGGAACAGTTAATCGTCGAATTATACTCTAAGTAA
- a CDS encoding preprotein translocase subunit SecY — MKRFIQNIKNIWKVEELRKRIILTLSLILVYRIGSFIVLPGVNYEALTSAQKEAGGAGTLETLLSLFSGGGFTNASIMGLGIMPYISASIIMQLLGMAVPAVQKMQNEGESGRKQINNYTRILTIVICAAQAPSYLSMYIGAKNALPVDAGTLWWAQSIIVMVAGSMFAVWLGERITDKGIGNGISLLITVGILARLPQSFLSEVAMRQPLLIVLEVVVFMLIVVGTILIVQGVRKIPLNTAKRVVGARAADAQGARSYLPLKVNASGVMPIIFAQAIMTIPVMIFSGGTPGEKPSWFQANLSDIYGLTYNLLLGLLIVVFTYFYTAIMINPRKMADDLKRNGGFIPGVRPGEETANFIDTLVSRITLPGSLFLAIIAILPSIAHAAGITSGFEMFFGGTSLLIMVGVVLDTLQQIESYLLNRHMDGLMEGTRVRGRRAANELSGF; from the coding sequence ATGAAACGGTTTATACAAAACATAAAGAATATCTGGAAGGTTGAAGAATTGAGAAAGCGTATTATCTTAACGCTTTCTCTTATTCTTGTTTACCGTATCGGATCTTTTATCGTTCTTCCAGGTGTGAATTATGAAGCACTAACTTCCGCTCAAAAAGAGGCAGGTGGTGCAGGAACGCTAGAAACGTTATTATCATTGTTCTCCGGAGGAGGTTTTACCAACGCATCCATTATGGGGTTGGGGATCATGCCGTATATCAGTGCGTCGATCATTATGCAACTTTTAGGTATGGCCGTTCCGGCAGTACAGAAAATGCAGAATGAAGGCGAATCAGGTCGTAAACAAATCAACAACTACACCCGTATTTTGACGATCGTTATCTGTGCAGCTCAGGCGCCTAGTTACCTTTCAATGTATATTGGTGCTAAAAATGCACTTCCGGTTGATGCAGGGACACTGTGGTGGGCTCAATCCATTATTGTGATGGTTGCTGGTTCCATGTTTGCGGTTTGGTTGGGTGAACGTATTACTGACAAAGGAATCGGAAACGGTATTTCATTATTGATTACAGTAGGTATCTTGGCACGTTTGCCTCAGTCTTTCCTTTCGGAAGTGGCCATGAGACAACCGTTATTGATCGTATTGGAAGTAGTAGTGTTTATGCTGATCGTGGTGGGAACCATTCTGATTGTGCAAGGTGTGCGTAAAATTCCGCTCAATACGGCCAAAAGAGTTGTTGGAGCGCGAGCAGCTGATGCGCAGGGAGCAAGAAGTTACCTGCCATTGAAAGTAAACGCATCAGGTGTAATGCCAATCATCTTTGCACAAGCGATTATGACCATTCCGGTAATGATCTTTAGTGGTGGCACTCCTGGTGAAAAACCAAGCTGGTTCCAGGCAAACCTGAGTGATATTTACGGATTAACGTACAATCTATTACTTGGATTGTTGATCGTTGTGTTTACGTATTTCTATACGGCAATCATGATCAACCCTCGTAAAATGGCTGATGACCTGAAACGAAACGGTGGATTTATTCCTGGTGTTCGTCCGGGTGAAGAAACAGCAAACTTCATCGATACATTGGTGTCGCGCATTACATTACCGGGCTCATTGTTCCTGGCGATTATCGCGATCCTTCCGTCTATTGCTCATGCTGCAGGTATTACCTCAGGATTTGAAATGTTCTTCGGAGGAACATCATTGCTGATCATGGTGGGAGTTGTATTGGATACACTTCAGCAAATTGAATCTTACCTGTTGAACCGCCACATGGATGGTTTGATGGAAGGTACGCGAGTTCGCGGACGTAGAGCAGCTAACGAATTATCAGGTTTTTAG
- a CDS encoding 30S ribosomal protein S11, which translates to MAKSNKKNTKKVKVDALGEAHIQATFNNVIISLTNNAGQVISWSSAGKMGFRGSKKNTPYAAQVAAEDASKEAHDFGLRRVKVFVKGPGGGRESAIRSIHNSGIEVIEIVDVTPLPHNGCRPPKRRRV; encoded by the coding sequence ATGGCAAAGTCAAACAAGAAGAATACCAAAAAAGTCAAAGTAGACGCATTGGGTGAAGCGCATATTCAAGCTACCTTCAACAACGTGATTATTTCTTTGACGAACAATGCTGGACAAGTTATTTCTTGGTCATCAGCGGGAAAAATGGGTTTCAGAGGATCTAAAAAGAACACGCCTTATGCAGCGCAGGTTGCAGCAGAAGACGCCTCTAAGGAAGCACATGACTTCGGGTTACGTAGAGTGAAAGTTTTCGTGAAAGGCCCTGGTGGCGGTCGTGAATCAGCAATACGTTCCATTCACAATAGCGGTATCGAGGTAATCGAAATCGTTGATGTGACGCCGTTACCTCACAATGGATGTCGTCCTCCAAAAAGACGTCGCGTTTAA
- a CDS encoding 50S ribosomal protein L30, whose amino-acid sequence MATIKIQQVRSAIKRPARQKRTIQALGFRKLNQIVEKEATPQILGMIKKVEHLIKVVE is encoded by the coding sequence ATGGCAACAATTAAAATCCAACAGGTTCGCAGTGCTATCAAACGTCCGGCTCGTCAAAAACGAACTATTCAGGCGTTGGGATTCCGCAAGTTGAACCAAATAGTAGAGAAAGAAGCAACACCACAGATTCTTGGTATGATCAAGAAGGTCGAGCATTTGATCAAAGTGGTAGAATAA
- a CDS encoding 50S ribosomal protein L15 — MNLNSLTPAKGSVLSEKRIARGQGSGHGGTSTRGHKGAKSRSGYSTKIGFEGGQMPLQRRVPKFGFKNINRVEYKAINLDAIQSLAERKNITDITPEVLRENGLISRNDLVKVLGRGELKAKVNVTAHKFSSTAKSGIEAQGGNVSEI, encoded by the coding sequence ATGAATTTAAATAGTTTAACTCCTGCCAAAGGATCGGTTCTTTCAGAAAAAAGAATCGCTCGTGGACAAGGATCTGGTCACGGTGGAACATCTACACGTGGTCACAAAGGAGCAAAATCACGCTCAGGTTATTCAACAAAAATTGGTTTCGAAGGAGGTCAGATGCCGTTACAACGTCGTGTGCCTAAGTTCGGATTCAAGAACATTAACCGCGTTGAGTATAAAGCAATTAATTTAGATGCTATTCAATCGCTTGCTGAGCGTAAGAATATCACTGATATTACACCGGAGGTGTTACGTGAAAACGGTTTGATTTCTCGCAATGACTTAGTAAAAGTATTGGGTCGCGGTGAATTAAAAGCGAAAGTAAATGTAACCGCTCACAAGTTTTCAAGTACTGCAAAATCAGGAATTGAAGCTCAAGGTGGTAATGTTTCAGAAATCTAA
- a CDS encoding translation initiation factor IF-1, with product MAKQSSIEQDGTIIEALSNAMFRVELENGHIITAHISGKMRMFYIKILPGDRVKVEMSPYDLTKGRISFRYK from the coding sequence ATGGCTAAGCAAAGCTCAATTGAACAGGATGGTACGATCATCGAAGCATTATCAAATGCGATGTTTCGGGTAGAATTGGAAAACGGACACATCATCACAGCCCACATTTCGGGTAAAATGAGAATGTTCTATATCAAAATTCTTCCTGGAGATCGTGTGAAAGTAGAGATGTCACCGTACGATTTAACAAAAGGACGTATTTCCTTCCGTTACAAGTAA
- a CDS encoding DNA-directed RNA polymerase subunit alpha, whose protein sequence is MAILDFQKPDKVIMIQSDERKGQFEFRPLEPGYGITVGNALRRILLSSLEGYAISSVRIEGVDHEFATLKGVVEDVTEIVLNLKQVRFKQQIEGTDNESVVISISGQDKLTAGDLGKFTSAFQVLNPDLVICNMESSVKLEIELSIVKGRGYLPAEENKSGNAPFGTIFIDSIFTPIVNVKYTIENYRVEQKTDYEKLVLEVTTDGSIHPKDALKEAAKILIHHFMLFSDERITLDSEVKSETEEFDETSLHMRQLLKTKLVDMDLSVRALNCLKAADVETLGDLVSYNKNDLLKFRNFGKKSLTELEDLVDAKGLNFGMNVAKYKLDKD, encoded by the coding sequence ATGGCAATTTTAGATTTTCAAAAGCCTGACAAGGTAATTATGATCCAGTCTGACGAGCGTAAAGGACAATTTGAGTTCCGTCCGCTTGAACCAGGATATGGAATCACTGTAGGAAACGCATTACGTCGTATCTTGCTTTCTTCATTGGAAGGTTACGCCATTTCTTCAGTGCGCATTGAAGGTGTAGACCATGAGTTCGCAACGTTGAAAGGTGTCGTTGAAGACGTTACCGAAATCGTTTTGAACTTAAAACAAGTTCGCTTCAAGCAACAAATCGAAGGAACAGATAACGAATCAGTTGTGATTTCAATTTCCGGTCAGGATAAATTGACTGCCGGGGATCTTGGTAAATTCACATCTGCATTCCAGGTATTGAACCCGGATTTGGTGATCTGTAATATGGAGTCTTCAGTGAAACTGGAGATAGAATTATCAATTGTCAAAGGAAGAGGCTACTTGCCTGCTGAGGAAAACAAATCAGGAAACGCACCATTCGGAACAATCTTTATTGACTCCATTTTTACGCCTATCGTTAATGTGAAATACACGATCGAAAACTATCGTGTTGAGCAAAAAACGGATTACGAGAAATTGGTTCTTGAAGTAACAACCGATGGTTCAATTCACCCGAAAGATGCATTGAAAGAAGCCGCTAAAATTCTGATTCATCACTTTATGTTGTTCTCCGATGAACGTATCACGTTGGATAGCGAAGTGAAATCTGAAACAGAAGAGTTTGACGAAACTTCATTGCACATGCGTCAATTGCTTAAAACAAAACTGGTGGATATGGATCTTTCTGTACGCGCCCTGAACTGTTTGAAAGCTGCAGACGTAGAAACACTTGGAGACTTGGTTTCATACAACAAAAATGACTTGTTGAAGTTCCGTAACTTCGGTAAGAAATCATTGACGGAGTTAGAAGATCTTGTTGATGCCAAAGGATTAAACTTCGGTATGAACGTAGCGAAGTACAAATTAGATAAAGACTAG
- a CDS encoding urocanate hydratase, protein MHVSEFQQAIQEGIPAVIPAKKAVDPAVNHAPKRKEILSTEEKKLALQNALRYFPKEQHRELIVDFLEELETVGRIYMHRYRPDYNIYARPISDYPGKSEQAKAIMLMIQNNLDHAVAQHPHELITYGGNGAVFQNWIQYRLCMKYLSEMTDEQTLVMYSGHPMGLFPSHKDAPRVVVTNGMMIPNYSKPDDWEKFNALGVTQYGQMTAGSYMYIGPQGIVHGTTITVLNGFRKIKKEPAGSLFVTSGLGGMSGAQPKAGTIAGCITVCAEVNPKITRIRHEQGWVNEIIEDLDQLVSRVREAQAQKEVVSIAYLGNIVSVWEKFDTEGIHIDLGSDQTSLHNPWAGGYYPVDISFEESNRLMAEEPELFKQKVQSTLVRHAAAINQHTAKGTYFFDYGNAFLLEASRAGADIMADNGIDFKYPSYVQDIMGPMCFDYGFGPFRWVCASGKQEDLAATDSIACDVLEEMMKNSPAEIQQQMADNIQWIKGAQENKLVVGSQARILYADAEGRMKIAAAFNKAIAAGKIGPVVLGRDHHDVSGTDSPYRETSNIYDGSRFTADMAIQNVIGDSFRGATWVSIHNGGGVGWGEVINGGFGMLLDGSEDAHRRLTMMLHWDVNNGIARRNWARNEGAIFAIKRAMEQEPRLKVTIPELVDESVMASVFVETVK, encoded by the coding sequence ATGCATGTATCCGAATTCCAGCAAGCAATTCAAGAAGGTATTCCAGCGGTTATTCCTGCTAAAAAAGCGGTTGATCCAGCGGTAAATCACGCTCCGAAACGAAAGGAAATTCTATCGACCGAAGAAAAGAAACTCGCCCTTCAAAACGCGTTGCGCTATTTTCCGAAAGAACAACATCGGGAATTGATCGTTGACTTTTTGGAAGAGTTGGAGACCGTCGGAAGAATTTACATGCATCGTTACAGACCTGATTACAATATCTATGCGCGGCCGATTTCGGATTATCCCGGAAAATCGGAACAAGCCAAGGCGATTATGCTGATGATCCAAAATAACCTGGATCACGCTGTGGCTCAGCATCCGCACGAATTGATCACTTACGGAGGAAATGGAGCTGTTTTTCAAAACTGGATTCAATATCGTTTGTGTATGAAATACTTATCGGAAATGACCGATGAGCAAACGCTGGTGATGTATTCAGGGCATCCGATGGGACTTTTTCCTTCACACAAAGATGCTCCGCGTGTTGTTGTCACCAACGGAATGATGATCCCGAATTATTCAAAACCGGACGATTGGGAAAAATTTAATGCGTTGGGAGTTACCCAATACGGTCAAATGACTGCAGGATCGTATATGTATATTGGTCCGCAGGGAATTGTGCACGGAACTACGATCACCGTATTGAACGGTTTCCGGAAAATAAAGAAAGAACCCGCCGGATCGTTGTTTGTAACATCTGGCTTGGGCGGAATGTCGGGCGCGCAGCCAAAAGCCGGAACAATTGCCGGCTGTATAACGGTTTGTGCCGAAGTAAACCCGAAGATCACACGCATTCGCCACGAGCAGGGCTGGGTAAACGAAATCATCGAAGACCTGGACCAATTAGTAAGCCGCGTTCGCGAAGCACAAGCGCAAAAAGAAGTGGTTTCTATAGCTTATTTAGGTAATATCGTTTCCGTTTGGGAGAAATTCGATACGGAAGGAATTCACATTGATTTGGGATCCGACCAAACTTCCCTGCACAATCCATGGGCTGGGGGGTATTATCCGGTTGATATTAGTTTCGAAGAATCAAACCGCTTAATGGCAGAAGAACCCGAATTGTTCAAACAGAAAGTGCAATCAACGCTGGTTCGCCATGCGGCCGCGATCAATCAACATACGGCAAAAGGAACGTATTTCTTTGATTACGGAAATGCGTTTTTACTGGAAGCTTCCCGCGCAGGAGCAGATATCATGGCCGATAACGGAATCGATTTCAAATATCCGTCTTATGTACAGGATATTATGGGGCCGATGTGTTTTGACTACGGATTCGGACCATTCAGATGGGTTTGTGCCTCAGGAAAGCAGGAAGATTTGGCCGCTACTGATTCTATCGCCTGTGATGTGCTGGAAGAAATGATGAAAAACAGTCCGGCCGAAATCCAGCAGCAAATGGCTGACAACATTCAATGGATCAAAGGCGCGCAGGAAAATAAACTGGTTGTAGGTTCGCAAGCGCGAATTTTATACGCAGATGCAGAAGGAAGGATGAAAATCGCAGCAGCATTCAATAAAGCAATCGCCGCCGGAAAAATAGGCCCGGTAGTTCTTGGGCGCGATCACCACGACGTTTCCGGAACGGATTCACCTTACCGTGAAACATCCAATATTTATGACGGTTCACGTTTTACGGCCGATATGGCGATTCAGAACGTCATCGGCGATTCATTTCGCGGCGCAACCTGGGTTTCCATTCACAATGGCGGCGGTGTAGGCTGGGGTGAAGTAATCAACGGGGGCTTCGGAATGCTCCTGGACGGCTCTGAGGACGCTCACAGACGTCTTACAATGATGCTGCACTGGGATGTGAACAATGGAATCGCCCGACGCAACTGGGCGCGTAATGAAGGCGCTATTTTTGCCATCAAACGTGCGATGGAGCAGGAACCGCGATTAAAAGTGACAATTCCCGAGTTGGTGGATGAATCGGTAATGGCTTCCGTGTTTGTTGAAACGGTGAAATAG
- a CDS encoding 50S ribosomal protein L17: MRHGKKFNHLGRQTAHRAAMLSNMACSLIEHKRINTTIAKAKALRVYVEPIITKSKDDTTHNRRTAFSYLKSKEAVTELFRTIAPKIADRPGGYTRIIRTGYRLGDNAEMCLIELVDFNELMLNDTTKKATTRRSRRGGSATAAKATTAPAAEVATEEVAPEAVVEETPVAEVVEETPAAEVVEEAPVAEEAAPEAEVTPEATEEPSADEEEKKDDQ, encoded by the coding sequence ATGAGACACGGTAAAAAATTCAATCATCTTGGTAGACAAACAGCACACAGAGCTGCTATGTTGTCTAATATGGCTTGTTCGTTAATCGAACATAAACGTATCAATACAACCATTGCAAAAGCAAAAGCTTTGCGTGTGTATGTAGAGCCGATTATTACAAAATCAAAAGACGATACAACACACAATCGTCGTACTGCATTCTCTTACTTGAAAAGTAAAGAAGCTGTAACAGAACTTTTCCGCACAATTGCTCCTAAAATTGCTGACCGTCCAGGTGGATATACTCGTATTATCCGTACAGGTTACCGTTTGGGTGATAACGCTGAAATGTGTTTGATCGAGCTGGTAGACTTCAACGAATTGATGTTGAACGATACAACGAAGAAAGCAACTACACGTCGTTCCCGTCGTGGTGGATCAGCTACAGCTGCAAAAGCAACAACTGCTCCGGCTGCTGAAGTAGCAACAGAAGAAGTTGCACCTGAAGCAGTAGTAGAAGAAACTCCGGTTGCAGAAGTAGTAGAGGAAACTCCAGCTGCGGAAGTAGTAGAAGAAGCTCCTGTAGCTGAAGAAGCTGCTCCTGAAGCAGAAGTAACTCCTGAAGCGACGGAAGAACCGTCTGCCGATGAAGAAGAAAAAAAAGATGATCAGTAA
- a CDS encoding 30S ribosomal protein S13: MARIAGIDLPKNKRGVIGLTYIYGIGRSTAKQILTSNGIDENIKVQDWTDDQISLIRTGLAEIKVEGQLRSEVQLNIKRLMDIGCTRGIRHRAGLPLRGQRTKNNSRTRKGKRKTVANKKKAAK, encoded by the coding sequence ATGGCACGTATTGCAGGTATAGATCTACCAAAAAACAAACGAGGTGTAATCGGATTGACTTACATCTACGGAATTGGTCGTAGCACGGCTAAACAAATCTTGACTTCTAACGGTATTGATGAAAATATCAAAGTACAAGATTGGACTGATGATCAGATTTCACTAATCCGTACAGGATTGGCTGAGATTAAGGTTGAAGGACAATTGCGCTCCGAAGTTCAGTTAAACATTAAACGTTTAATGGATATCGGTTGCACAAGAGGAATTCGTCACCGTGCAGGTCTTCCGTTGAGAGGTCAACGAACGAAAAACAACTCTCGTACGAGAAAAGGTAAGAGAAAAACAGTTGCTAACAAGAAAAAAGCAGCTAAATAA
- a CDS encoding 50S ribosomal protein L36 → MKVRASVKKRSADCKIVKRKGRVYVINKKNPKLKQRQG, encoded by the coding sequence ATGAAAGTAAGAGCTTCAGTAAAAAAACGTTCGGCAGATTGCAAGATCGTTAAACGAAAAGGAAGAGTTTACGTGATTAACAAGAAGAATCCTAAACTTAAACAAAGACAAGGGTAA
- a CDS encoding phosphopyruvate hydratase — MSYIARIVGRQILDSRGNPTVEVDVHTINGAIGRAAVPSGASTGVHEAVELRDGDSQYYLGKGVLKAVENVNTIINEELMGMDVFDQKAIDTFLIQLDGTENKSKLGANAILGVSLAVAKAAAQESGLSLYRYVGGVGAVTMPVPMMNILNGGSHADNKIDIQEFMVMPFGASSFSEGLRWGTEIFHHLKSVLKSQGMSTNVGDEGGFAPNLGSNEEAIQVVIQAIEKAGFKPGHDVYVALDAASSEFYNAEKGLYLFESTGEARTSAEMVDYWADWCKKYPIVSIEDGLAEDDWNGWKMATDKLGSKVQLVGDDLFVTNTKRLAQGIEQGVANSILVKVNQIGSLTETIESVQLATRNSYTSVMSHRSGETEDNTIADLAVALNCGQIKTGSASRSDRMAKYNQLLRIEEELGETAYYPGKSFRFI; from the coding sequence ATGAGTTACATTGCACGTATTGTCGGCAGACAAATTTTGGATTCGCGCGGTAATCCAACCGTAGAAGTAGATGTTCACACAATCAACGGAGCTATTGGAAGAGCTGCGGTTCCTTCCGGAGCATCAACTGGTGTACACGAAGCGGTTGAGTTAAGAGATGGTGATAGCCAATATTACCTCGGGAAGGGTGTCTTGAAAGCGGTAGAAAATGTCAATACCATTATCAATGAAGAATTGATGGGTATGGACGTATTCGACCAAAAAGCCATCGATACGTTTCTTATTCAACTGGACGGGACCGAAAATAAATCGAAATTGGGAGCCAATGCTATTTTGGGCGTTTCACTTGCAGTAGCGAAAGCAGCAGCGCAGGAATCAGGTTTAAGCCTTTACCGCTATGTAGGTGGAGTTGGAGCAGTGACCATGCCTGTGCCGATGATGAATATCTTAAACGGTGGTTCACACGCCGATAACAAGATCGATATCCAGGAATTTATGGTAATGCCGTTCGGAGCGTCTTCTTTTTCGGAAGGGTTGCGTTGGGGAACGGAGATTTTTCACCACCTGAAAAGTGTATTGAAATCACAGGGAATGTCAACAAACGTAGGTGATGAAGGAGGTTTTGCTCCGAATTTAGGTTCCAACGAAGAAGCCATACAGGTTGTTATTCAGGCCATTGAAAAAGCAGGTTTCAAACCTGGGCATGATGTATACGTGGCGCTCGACGCAGCTTCATCTGAGTTTTACAATGCCGAAAAAGGATTGTACTTATTCGAATCAACCGGTGAAGCACGTACTTCAGCTGAAATGGTAGATTATTGGGCTGACTGGTGTAAAAAATACCCGATTGTTTCCATCGAAGACGGTTTAGCAGAAGATGATTGGAACGGCTGGAAAATGGCAACCGATAAACTGGGGTCGAAAGTGCAATTGGTAGGAGACGATTTATTCGTAACCAATACCAAGCGTCTGGCACAGGGAATCGAACAGGGAGTAGCCAATTCTATTCTTGTAAAAGTGAATCAAATCGGTTCTTTAACGGAAACAATTGAATCTGTTCAATTAGCCACAAGAAATAGCTATACATCCGTTATGAGTCACAGAAGCGGTGAAACTGAGGATAATACAATTGCTGATTTGGCAGTAGCTCTAAACTGTGGACAAATTAAAACCGGATCTGCTTCGCGCAGTGACCGTATGGCTAAGTATAATCAACTGTTACGAATAGAAGAAGAGTTGGGTGAAACGGCTTATTACCCGGGAAAATCGTTCCGGTTTATCTAA